TGCCGGCAGGATCTTGGCCATGTTGACCTGCAGCGGGTAGTTCCAAGGTGTTATGGCGGCGACCACGCCGATGGGCTCGCGCACGACGGTTCGGCGGCTCTTCATTCCCATGAAGTCGGATATTCCCAGGTCGCGCTCCCACTCGAAGCCGTCGATGAGCGCGATGGGCCACCTGGCCTGCTCGATCACCGTGTCGCACTGCACGGCCCAGGTGAGCTGCAGCGGGCTGCCGGCCTCGGCCACGGTCTGCCAGCGCAGCGGCTCTTTCTCTGCCTCGAGCGCTTCGCGCAGCTGTTCCAGGCAGCGTTTGCGCAGTTGCCGGTCGCCGGCCCACTGCCCGTCGTCGAAGGCCCGGCGCGCAGCCGCGACGGCGCGTTCAGCGTCCTCGCTGTCGCCGTCGGCAGCCTGGCCCAGGACCTCTTCGGTGGCCGGGTTGATGTTGTCGTAGCTACGCCCCGAGGCGGCCTCTACCAGCTCGCCATCGATGAGTAACCGTGTTTCCGGGTTGAACTTTACTGCGTCGGCCATCCCCCTGACTGTCCTGCCTCCCCACACCAGTCAAGAAGCTCGCTACGTTTCTTTGATGGCAAAGGAGCGTATCCCCCTTCCGGCTGGAGTAGAACACGTTTCACTTGAGGGGGGTGGCGTGCTACTTCTCTTTGCTTGCCCGTGAGCCATCGCGCCCGTTTCGCCGGGCAGCGGCCGGGCAGCGGAGGTAGCCTTGAATTTCGAGTTTTCCCAGGCCGAGCAGGCTTTTCAGCAGGAAGTTGAGCAGTGGCTGGCCGACAACCACGACCCCGAGGTCATGGATCCCACCCGCGAGAACTTCACCCAGTTGGCCGACACGCCCGAGCGCCGCGCGTTCATGAAGAAGCTCGCCGCCCAGGGCTGGATGGGCATGACCTGGCCCCGGGAGTACGGCGGCCAGGAAATGGAGGGTGTCTACGAGTACATACTCAACGAGGCGCTTGCGCGCGTGGGCGCCCCGCAGATCGGCAAGGGCGTGGGCATCATCGGTAAGACGCTCATTCGCCACGGTAGCGATAAGCTCAAGAGCGAATTCCTGCCGAAGATTCTCAGCGCCGAGGTCGAGTTTGCCGTTGGCTACAGCGAGCCCCAGGCCGGTAGCGACGCGGCCAACATGCAGTTGAAGGCCGAGCGCGACGGCGACTGGTGGGTGATGAACGGCCAGAAAATCTGGACCACCTCCGCCCACTTTGCCGACTGGTACTGGTTCGGTGCCCGCACCGACCCCGACGCTTCCAAGCACAACGGCATCAGCCTGTTTCTCGCCCCCATGCGCAGCGAGGGCATGCAGATCCTGAGTACGCCCACCATAGGCAAGGACACCACCAACGAGGTGTTCTTCGACAACGTGCGCGTGCACAACGACTACATGGTCGGCGAGCCGGGCAAGGGTTTTCAGTACATAAGCGAGGCGCTCGACCTGGAGCGCTTCACTATGTTTACCTTCTCGCCCATAGAGGAACGCACCCGCCTGCTGTGCAACTGGGTGCGCGACACTCAGCGCGACGGGCGCGCGCTGCGCGACGACCCGGTCGTACGCAGCACCATCGCCAACACCGTGACCGAGACCGAGGTGGCCCGCTGCCTGGGCTACAAGTTCGTGGCCGCGTCGCTGAAGGGTGGCAAGCCGCCCACCTGCGAGGCATCGGAATACAAGCTCTACGGCACCAACCTGTCGCAGCGCGTGGCCAATACGGCCCTCGACGTAATAGGCGGCGAGGCCCAGCTCAAGGAGGGTACCGACAGCGCGCCGCTGCGTTCCCGCTTCGAGGGCACTTATCGTTGCACCGTGGTCGAGACCATAGGCGGCGGCGCCTCGGAGATTCAGAAGAACATCATCGCGCGTCGCAAGCTGGGGTTGCCGCGCAACTTCTGAGCCGACACCGTTGCCAGCCATGACAGACAACGCGTCAACTCCCGCTGTGCCCATGCTCAAGGGCACCACCGTGCTCGACCTGTCGAGCGTGGGGCCGGCGGCCAGGTGCAGTCGCATACTGGCCGACTACGGCGCCGATGTGGTCAAGATCGGCCCCGTGCCGCGCCACGAGGGCGTGCAGATCCGCCCTCCGTTTCACAGCTACTCGGCCGGCCGCGGTTACCGCCGCGCGCTGTTCGACTTCAAGGACCCCAGCGGTCGCGACGCCTTCGCGGCGCTCGCTTGTAAGGCCGACGTCGTGATCGAGAGTTTTCGTCCCGGCGTCGTTGATCGCCTTGGCATCGGTTACGCAGACCTGTCGGCCGGCAACCCCGGCCTGGTCTACTGCTCAACGAGCGGCTACGGCCAACAGGGCCCGGCCTCGCAACGCGCCGGCCACGATCTCAACTATCTTGCCGTGGGTGGATTTCTGCACTGCTCCACCCGGCGGGCCGACGGAGGACCGCCGACGCCCGGGGCCACGGTAGCCGACAGCGCCGCCGGTGGCATGCAGGCGGCGGTGGCCATACTGGCGGCGCTGCTGCGGCGCGCGCGCACGGGACAGGGCGAGTACCTGGACGTGTCGGTGGCCGACGGCGTGCTGGCGCTCATGGCCCTGCACGTAGACGAGCACCTGGCCACTGGCGCCGAGCCGGGCCCGGGCAGCAACGTGCTCACCGGTCGCTACGCCTGCTACGACTGCTACCAGGCCCGCGACGGCGCTTGGCTTGCGGTGGGCGCCATCGAGGCTGCCTTCTGGGCCAACCTTTGCCGTGCACTCGGGCTCGACAAGCTCGCGCAGCGCCAGTACGACGACGACGCCCAGGAAGAGCTGCGCGCAGAGCTCGCGCGAGTGTTTGCCGGCGAGGATCGGCAACACTGGCTCGACCTGCTGCTCGACGCCGACACCTGCGTGACGCCCGTGTACTCGATAGACGAACTGGTAGATGACCCGCAGTTCGCGGCGCGCGGGGTTTTTGGCACGGCCGAGCATCCTGTCGAGGGTCGCCTGCGGCAGGTAACCCCGCTCCTGGCCGGTCAGCAACGGGGCGATGACCGCGTGCAGCTGCCCGACCCCGAGGTCACCCATACGCGCGAGCTGCTGGGCGCTGCCGGCCTGGGAGCCGAGGCCCTGGACGAGTTGTTTGACAGCGGGGCCGTTGCCTGAAGGCGTCGGCCGAGAGCCACGCGGTAGACGAGAGAAGAGGAAGAACACATGGACCTGGATTTCAGCGAAGAACAACAGATGCTGCGCGACACCTTGCGCTCGCTTTGCGCCGAGCACTCCACGATCGAAGTCGTGCGCGCCCTCGAGGATGACGCCAAGGGCTACACCGACGAGTTCTGGGGCAAGCTGGCCGAGCTGGGTATCACCGGCCTCACCCTGCCCGAGCCCTGGGGCGCGGGTATGGGACTTATGGACGCGGTGGTGGTGTACGAGGAATTAGGGCGTGCGTTGGCCGCTTCTCCGCATTTTGACAGCTGCGTGATGGCTGGTGGCGTGCTGGCCGCCGCGGGCAGCACGGAGCAGAAGGACGAGTGGCTTCCTGGCATAGCTTCGGGCGAAAAGATCGTGGTGCCCGCGTGGTTGGAGCCGGGCAACGGCTGCGGTCCGCGCGGCGTGCAGATGCGCGCCCGTCCGGACGGTGGCGGCTTCGTGCTCGAGGGCGAAAAACTCCACGTGCATTTTGCGCGTGAGGCCGACGCTCTGCTTGTGCTGGCCCGCAGCGGCGACGGCGACGAGGATGTAGATATATTTATCGTCGATGCCCGCACCGAGGGCCTCCAGATGGAGCAGCAGTTGTCGATGGCGTCGGACTGTCAGTACCTGCTGACCTTTGACGGCGTGCAGGTCGACGCCTCCTCGCGCGTTGGCGCCGCTGGTTCGGGCTGGGCTGCGTGGAATACAGCCATGCTCAACGGCATCGTGTTGCAGGCGGCCCAGGCCATGGGCGGGGCCGAGCGCGGGCTGGAGATAACCGTGCAGTACTCGCTCGATCGCGAGCAGTTCGGCAAACCGCTGGGCGCTTTCCAGGCGCTGTCACACTACATGGCCGACGCAACGACCCTGATCTCAGGCGGTCGCACGCTGGCTTACGAGGCCGCGTGGACCCGCGACCAGGGACTGTCGACTGCCAGGCTCGCGCCCATGGCCAAGCTCTTTGCCTGCAACACCTACCGCGATGCCACTGCCATGATGGTCCAGGTCCACGGCGGTATGGGTTTCACCATAGAGTACGATATCCAGTTGTTCTTCCGCCGCGCCAAGCAGATGCAATTGGCCTGGTGGGACACGCGCTACCTCGAAGAGCTGGTGGCCGCCGAGGTACTCGACGCCGCCTGAAGGGTCGGGTCGGGCGAGAGGAATACGACGCTTGCGCGAGCTGGCCGATACGCTCAATGGCTGGCGCCAACAGGGCCGACGCGTCGCCGTGGCCACGCTGGTGGCGGTGCAGGGCTCGGCACCGCGCCGTAGCGGGGCGCGCATGCTGGTGTCCGATGACGGCAGCGTCGAGGGATCGGTGAGCGGGGGCTGCGTCGAGTCGGACCTCGCGCGCGTGGCCCTGGACATGATCGCCAGTGGAGAGGCTGCGAAACTGCTCGACTACGAGCTGGCCACGAGTGTCGACAGCCGGCCGGGTGTCGAGCGAGGCCCCGAGGCAACTTCCTGCGGCAGTATAAGCGTGCTGGTCGAAGTGCTGGCTGGCGATGAACCGGCGCTGGACCTGGCGCTGGCCGAGCTCGCCGCGGGGCGTGCCTGCTCCCTGGTGACAGCCTTGCCGCCGGGGTCGGGAAGGCTGTGTATCGACCACGACGAAAACAGGGCGGGCGTTATGCAAGGCAGCCTGGGAGCGCTCACGGCAGGGCAATTGC
The genomic region above belongs to Candidatus Binatota bacterium and contains:
- a CDS encoding CoA transferase, yielding MLKGTTVLDLSSVGPAARCSRILADYGADVVKIGPVPRHEGVQIRPPFHSYSAGRGYRRALFDFKDPSGRDAFAALACKADVVIESFRPGVVDRLGIGYADLSAGNPGLVYCSTSGYGQQGPASQRAGHDLNYLAVGGFLHCSTRRADGGPPTPGATVADSAAGGMQAAVAILAALLRRARTGQGEYLDVSVADGVLALMALHVDEHLATGAEPGPGSNVLTGRYACYDCYQARDGAWLAVGAIEAAFWANLCRALGLDKLAQRQYDDDAQEELRAELARVFAGEDRQHWLDLLLDADTCVTPVYSIDELVDDPQFAARGVFGTAEHPVEGRLRQVTPLLAGQQRGDDRVQLPDPEVTHTRELLGAAGLGAEALDELFDSGAVA
- a CDS encoding acyl-CoA dehydrogenase, with protein sequence MNFEFSQAEQAFQQEVEQWLADNHDPEVMDPTRENFTQLADTPERRAFMKKLAAQGWMGMTWPREYGGQEMEGVYEYILNEALARVGAPQIGKGVGIIGKTLIRHGSDKLKSEFLPKILSAEVEFAVGYSEPQAGSDAANMQLKAERDGDWWVMNGQKIWTTSAHFADWYWFGARTDPDASKHNGISLFLAPMRSEGMQILSTPTIGKDTTNEVFFDNVRVHNDYMVGEPGKGFQYISEALDLERFTMFTFSPIEERTRLLCNWVRDTQRDGRALRDDPVVRSTIANTVTETEVARCLGYKFVAASLKGGKPPTCEASEYKLYGTNLSQRVANTALDVIGGEAQLKEGTDSAPLRSRFEGTYRCTVVETIGGGASEIQKNIIARRKLGLPRNF
- a CDS encoding acyl-CoA dehydrogenase; translation: MDLDFSEEQQMLRDTLRSLCAEHSTIEVVRALEDDAKGYTDEFWGKLAELGITGLTLPEPWGAGMGLMDAVVVYEELGRALAASPHFDSCVMAGGVLAAAGSTEQKDEWLPGIASGEKIVVPAWLEPGNGCGPRGVQMRARPDGGGFVLEGEKLHVHFAREADALLVLARSGDGDEDVDIFIVDARTEGLQMEQQLSMASDCQYLLTFDGVQVDASSRVGAAGSGWAAWNTAMLNGIVLQAAQAMGGAERGLEITVQYSLDREQFGKPLGAFQALSHYMADATTLISGGRTLAYEAAWTRDQGLSTARLAPMAKLFACNTYRDATAMMVQVHGGMGFTIEYDIQLFFRRAKQMQLAWWDTRYLEELVAAEVLDAA